The DNA sequence AGTCGCTGGACGAGATCAGGATCGAGGTCGCGGACATCCCGCAGGGATACGAATACCGCTTTCACCTGCGCGCGCGGTCCTTCCTGCACAACCAGGTCCGGTCCATCGTTGGGACACTGGAACGGGTCGGCGCGGGATCATGGGCGCCGGAACGTGTGGGACAGGCGCTGGCGGCGCGCGAGCGGGCGGCCTGCGGGCCGGTCTGTCCGCCCCACGGCCTGTACCTGACCGGGGTGGGCTACCCCTGCGACCCCTTCGACGGGCCGATCGGCAGGTAGGACTGACCGCGACGGCGACGGCGCGGACGTTCGTCGCGGCGCGAGATCACGATCTTGAGGGTGTTCCACAGGATCCACAGATCCAGCCGCAGGCTGCGATGGCGCTGATAGATCAGGTCGATCTTCAGCTTGGCCGGCAGGCAGCGGCGGTAATAGGCCATCTCGGTCGCCTCGGCCGACTTGCAGCGGGCCAGGATGCGGTCCTCGTGGCGGTGATAGATCAGCGTGGCCAGCCCGGTGACGCCGGGGCGCGAATGCAGCACCTGGGCATAGACGGCGGGAAAGCGTTCGACATATTCGCGCAGCGGCGGGCGGGGTCCGACAAAGCTCATGTCGCCGCGCAGGATGTTGAACAGCTGCGGCAGCTCGTCGATACGCGACCGGCGCAGGAAGCGGCCCATCGGCGTGATGCGCCACGCCTTGTGCGCGCCGGTGGCGCCGAAATCGTCCTCCTCGCACAGCATGGTGCGGAATTTCCACTGCGTGAAGGGCTGGTTCGGGGCACGCATGCGGTGCGCGGCATAAAGGATCGGCCGGCCCTGCAGCAGCAGCAGCAATCCCGCGACGGTCAGCATCACGACCGACAGCGGCACCAGCAGGATCAGTACCAGG is a window from the Paracoccus marcusii genome containing:
- a CDS encoding sugar transferase → MTIHHDWEKADAAHLGPLSAPRMAWFIGEARAPGVNPMPVSKRAFDLILVLILLVPLSVVMLTVAGLLLLLQGRPILYAAHRMRAPNQPFTQWKFRTMLCEEDDFGATGAHKAWRITPMGRFLRRSRIDELPQLFNILRGDMSFVGPRPPLREYVERFPAVYAQVLHSRPGVTGLATLIYHRHEDRILARCKSAEATEMAYYRRCLPAKLKIDLIYQRHRSLRLDLWILWNTLKIVISRRDERPRRRRRGQSYLPIGPSKGSQG